The Rhipicephalus microplus isolate Deutch F79 unplaced genomic scaffold, USDA_Rmic scaffold_39, whole genome shotgun sequence genome has a window encoding:
- the LOC142786936 gene encoding uncharacterized protein LOC142786936 isoform X2, with product MPLLLRILRIELGIRQQQREVLQEVRQLKLEVRLLSVPQHAQPAQPPSDLPRLPAGTIGDLEAAEAAVQSEAVAATLMSSAKKQGATRRRPSTLLRGGCQGLVIAVGAGSGASEKHLLWSSPMIPTLRVQIIGCSRQLASCQATAARALTAPLPLCPQRNLTCSRAGLF from the exons gcagcaacaaagagaggttctgcaggaggtgcgacagctgaagctcgaggtacggctcttgtccgtgcctcagcacgcccagccagcacagcccccttctgaccttccccggctgcctgctggtacaattggagacctggaggcagcagaggcagctgtgcagagtgaaGCTGTGGCTGCGACTTTG atgtcatctgccaaaaagcagggtgcgaccaggcggaggccctcaactttattaagaggtggctgccagggtctggtgatcgctgtgggggcaggaagcggcgcttcagagaagcatttgttgtggagcagcccgatgatccctactctcagagtgcagattatcggctgctcgcggcagctggcttcctgccaagccacagcagccagggccttgacagcaccactgccactgtgcccccaacgcaacctgacctgcagtagagcgggccttttttag